The Clostridioides difficile genome has a segment encoding these proteins:
- a CDS encoding ABC transporter ATP-binding protein codes for MADIRLENVTKSYDKKNTIIDNLNLTIEDGSFTVLVGPSGCGKSTTLRMIAGLEDITSGSLKIEENDVTRTDASKRDIAMVFQNYALYPHMTVRENIEFGLKNKKVPKEKREELITEVIDIVGLQEYLNVKPGNLSGGQRQRVALARAMVKNPKVFLMDEPLSNLDAKLRNQMRTELIQLHQKLKSTFVYVTHDQVEAMSMADKIVIMNKGEIMQIGSPKKIYQDPKNLFVAQFIGNPCMNILNMKDNIKLGFRPEKAVLESINIDIKNDDTFNLLGKVITKEVLGNETIYCLSVLDSEVRVKTENDIFDIGKTLKVNVLEKDLYYFDKDGQRIYDIKECKNMYSKIKGDIYEKAI; via the coding sequence ATGGCAGATATAAGACTAGAAAATGTCACAAAATCTTATGATAAAAAGAACACTATTATAGATAACTTGAACCTTACTATAGAAGATGGTTCGTTTACGGTATTGGTAGGCCCAAGTGGTTGTGGAAAATCTACTACATTAAGAATGATTGCTGGACTTGAAGATATAACTTCAGGGAGTTTAAAAATTGAAGAAAATGATGTAACAAGAACTGATGCAAGTAAGAGAGATATAGCTATGGTATTTCAGAATTATGCATTATATCCGCATATGACTGTTAGAGAAAACATAGAATTTGGCCTAAAGAATAAAAAAGTTCCAAAAGAAAAAAGAGAAGAACTTATAACAGAGGTTATTGATATAGTTGGATTACAAGAATATTTAAATGTAAAGCCAGGAAATTTGTCTGGAGGACAAAGACAAAGAGTGGCACTAGCTAGAGCAATGGTTAAAAATCCAAAGGTATTTTTAATGGATGAACCGTTATCAAATTTGGACGCAAAACTAAGAAATCAGATGAGAACAGAATTAATACAGTTACATCAAAAGTTAAAATCTACATTTGTTTATGTAACTCATGATCAAGTTGAGGCAATGTCAATGGCGGATAAAATAGTTATAATGAATAAAGGAGAGATAATGCAAATAGGTTCTCCAAAGAAAATATATCAAGACCCTAAAAATTTGTTTGTGGCACAATTTATTGGAAATCCTTGTATGAACATATTAAATATGAAGGATAATATCAAACTTGGATTTAGACCTGAAAAAGCAGTACTAGAAAGTATAAATATAGATATAAAAAATGATGATACTTTTAATTTGCTTGGAAAAGTTATAACTAAAGAAGTATTAGGAAACGAAACTATATACTGTTTATCTGTTCTTGACAGTGAAGTAAGAGTTAAAACAGAAAATGATATATTTGATATAGGTAAGACTTTGAAAGTAAATGTATTAGAAAAGGATTTATATTATTTTGATAAAGATGGGCAAAGAATATATGATATAAAAGAATGTAAGAATATGTATTCTAAAATTAAAGGAGATATTTATGAAAAAGCAATTTAA
- a CDS encoding sugar ABC transporter permease, which produces MKKQFNKAYLYITPAIIGTLLFIVYPIIKTISLSFKSGSLLSSTFENVGLNNYTELLKNPEFIQTITNTAIYTFFMVIISISLAIVLAVWLNKNSIIHNLTQSVIFTPHVISLVSVAVLWLWIMEPQYGFLNWILSVLHLPTSKWLSSESSALMSLILIGIWKTLGYNILIVLSGLKSIPNYIYEASKLDNANKITNFFKVTLPLLSPTIFFLMITTTTASFQVFDEISIMTQGGPLGSTNMLSYYIYESGFIYYDIGQASAASMFLLAIVMIATYANFRLLSKKVHYQ; this is translated from the coding sequence ATGAAAAAGCAATTTAATAAAGCATATTTGTACATAACACCTGCAATTATAGGAACTTTACTGTTTATAGTATATCCAATAATTAAGACAATATCACTTAGTTTCAAATCAGGAAGTCTTCTTAGTTCAACTTTTGAAAATGTAGGATTAAACAATTACACAGAACTTTTAAAAAATCCAGAGTTTATACAAACTATAACAAATACAGCAATTTATACTTTTTTTATGGTAATTATATCTATATCACTAGCTATAGTACTTGCTGTTTGGTTAAACAAAAACTCTATAATACACAATTTAACACAAAGTGTAATCTTTACACCACATGTAATCTCACTAGTATCTGTGGCCGTACTATGGCTTTGGATTATGGAACCTCAATATGGTTTTTTAAACTGGATACTGTCAGTACTGCACTTACCAACATCAAAATGGCTTTCAAGTGAAAGTTCGGCATTGATGTCATTGATTTTAATAGGAATATGGAAAACTCTTGGATACAATATTTTAATCGTGTTATCAGGTCTTAAATCGATACCAAATTATATATATGAGGCATCTAAGCTAGACAATGCAAACAAGATAACTAATTTCTTTAAGGTAACATTGCCACTATTATCGCCAACAATATTTTTTCTTATGATAACAACAACAACAGCATCATTTCAAGTATTTGACGAAATAAGCATAATGACACAAGGTGGTCCATTAGGTTCAACTAACATGTTATCTTATTATATATATGAGTCTGGATTTATATATTACGATATAGGTCAGGCAAGTGCAGCAAGTATGTTTTTATTAGCCATAGTTATGATTGCTACATATGCTAATTTCAGACTATTATCAAAAAAAGTTCATTATCAATAA
- a CDS encoding carbohydrate ABC transporter permease, whose translation MDIIRPIKKDKADIKKIVSKSIEVLILVLLSAVFIFPFIWMLSTSFKNPQEMMQLPPTIIPNDIVLGNYTTAWNSGPFFRYLLNSIFVTGSVLIIQFLVMVPAAYAFSKIKFRGEKILFGLLLIGLMIPPQVTFLPVYMMMSKFGFINTYVPLIIPFMTSSFGIFLLRQNFMQISDEIIEAAKLDNTSDLKIMFKIMVPMAKPAVITFILFNFIYHWNNYFWPLVMTNTDAIRTLPIGVALLKSSEGITAWNVIMAGNIILILPIILVYIFANKKVKEAFMYSGIK comes from the coding sequence ATGGACATTATAAGACCTATTAAAAAAGATAAAGCTGATATAAAGAAAATAGTATCAAAATCAATAGAAGTATTAATTCTAGTACTTTTATCTGCAGTATTTATATTCCCTTTTATATGGATGTTGTCAACATCTTTTAAAAACCCACAAGAAATGATGCAACTACCACCTACAATAATACCAAATGATATAGTACTAGGAAATTATACTACAGCATGGAATTCAGGACCATTTTTTAGATATTTATTAAATAGTATCTTTGTGACAGGTAGTGTTTTAATCATACAGTTTTTAGTGATGGTTCCTGCAGCTTATGCATTTTCCAAGATTAAATTTAGAGGAGAGAAGATATTGTTTGGACTATTACTCATAGGACTTATGATTCCTCCACAAGTAACTTTTTTACCTGTATATATGATGATGAGTAAGTTTGGATTTATAAATACATATGTGCCACTTATAATTCCATTTATGACATCTTCATTTGGTATATTTCTGCTTAGACAAAACTTTATGCAGATATCAGATGAGATTATTGAAGCAGCTAAATTAGACAATACTTCGGACTTAAAAATAATGTTTAAAATAATGGTTCCTATGGCAAAACCAGCAGTAATAACATTTATATTATTTAATTTTATATATCATTGGAATAACTATTTCTGGCCTTTAGTAATGACAAATACAGATGCAATAAGAACTTTACCAATTGGGGTAGCACTTCTTAAATCTTCAGAGGGAATTACTGCTTGGAATGTAATAATGGCAGGAAATATAATTTTAATTTTACCAATAATTCTTGTTTATATATTTGCAAATAAAAAAGTAAAAGAAGCTTTTATGTATTCAGGAATAAAATAA
- a CDS encoding ABC transporter substrate-binding protein, whose amino-acid sequence MKLKRKLATGLAITLLLGSLVGCSNSNDSNTSKGEKTDSNITKIDFWAPLGGTNGETAQKMVDQFNSEHKDIQVNMLKQKDYYENATKLQAALTSKDQPDVTLLEITQTGTFASAGALVDMSKYFDKAYQERFFSGLLTNSYYENKFVGMPFNRSTPILYINKDMAVKAGLDPSGPKSWEELKTYASKMTNKSEDTYGFETPIDIWFYEAMVMQSGGEITDGKKVAFNNETGQAPVKFWQDMMKSGIMKMPPGEDYNAWDVAKQDFVNGKVGMIFTSTADLAGLMQQTDGKFEISTAFLPKNQKYATPTGGANLVMLEGGTDKEKDASAKFMEWMTQTDKIVQFSSSTGYLPTTEDATKSEKLQTLYKEKPQYKVATDQLQYAVALPMLNGYKEATDKLMDEIKKGLTDLNVAPKDAVSKGTSAMQAVIDKTNK is encoded by the coding sequence ATGAAGCTTAAAAGAAAATTAGCAACAGGATTAGCAATAACATTATTATTAGGTTCTTTAGTTGGGTGTTCAAATTCTAATGACTCAAATACATCTAAAGGAGAAAAGACAGATAGCAATATTACAAAGATAGATTTCTGGGCACCTTTGGGTGGAACTAATGGTGAGACTGCACAAAAAATGGTTGACCAGTTTAATAGTGAACATAAAGATATACAAGTAAATATGTTAAAACAAAAAGATTACTATGAAAATGCAACAAAATTACAAGCGGCATTAACTTCTAAAGACCAACCAGATGTAACATTATTAGAAATAACTCAAACGGGTACCTTTGCATCAGCAGGAGCTTTAGTTGATATGAGTAAATACTTTGATAAGGCATATCAGGAAAGATTTTTCTCTGGTCTTCTAACAAATTCATATTATGAAAATAAGTTTGTTGGGATGCCATTTAATAGAAGTACACCAATATTATACATAAATAAAGATATGGCAGTTAAAGCAGGTCTTGACCCTTCAGGACCAAAGTCATGGGAAGAACTTAAAACATATGCTAGTAAAATGACGAACAAATCAGAAGATACTTATGGATTTGAAACTCCAATAGATATTTGGTTCTATGAAGCGATGGTAATGCAAAGTGGAGGAGAAATAACTGATGGAAAAAAAGTAGCATTTAATAATGAAACAGGTCAAGCACCAGTTAAATTCTGGCAAGATATGATGAAATCTGGAATAATGAAAATGCCACCTGGTGAAGATTATAATGCTTGGGATGTAGCAAAGCAAGATTTTGTAAATGGTAAAGTGGGTATGATATTTACATCAACAGCAGATTTAGCAGGTCTTATGCAACAAACAGATGGTAAGTTTGAAATATCAACAGCATTTTTACCAAAAAATCAAAAATATGCAACTCCTACAGGTGGAGCAAACTTAGTTATGCTTGAAGGCGGAACAGATAAAGAAAAAGATGCAAGTGCAAAATTTATGGAATGGATGACTCAAACAGATAAAATAGTTCAATTTAGTTCATCAACAGGATATTTGCCAACAACTGAAGATGCAACTAAATCAGAAAAATTACAAACATTGTATAAAGAAAAGCCTCAATATAAGGTTGCAACTGACCAATTACAATATGCTGTTGCCCTTCCAATGTTAAATGGATATAAAGAAGCAACTGACAAGTTAATGGATGAGATTAAAAAAGGTCTTACTGATTTAAATGTGGCACCAAAAGATGCAGTAAGTAAAGGAACTTCTGCAATGCAAGCAGTAATAGACAAGACTAATAAATAA
- a CDS encoding ectonucleotide pyrophosphatase/phosphodiesterase, giving the protein MTKVIVLSVDSLFEKDLEFVKNLPNFKSILENCSMVKNINCVYPTLTYPCHTSMVTGVYPKKHGIYHNEKFDPNKENKDWYWYSKDIKAKTIIDVAKENNLTTSSILWPVMGANPNIDYNIAEIWAPNREDDPRETFEKSSSKVIMDSIYDRHCHYIDWKLEPNMDLFGVNCAVDVIKEYNPDLMLIHLATLDHTRHNHGLFNEEVNKALKMNDKWLGDIIQATKDAGTYEDTNFIILGDHGHLRVDKVVNPNVLLKSHGFITVENGEVKNFDAYVNSSGISAQIIVNNSNRLEELRTLLEEFKEELFIENIFTREEASNLGLEGDFELVIEGIEGISFGNDLEGNIIKDSDIKDYKFAVATHGHLPTKGNRPPFIAFGPKIKTGVVEEEGDLRAHAATILKLFNLKLDGVEKEAFDFII; this is encoded by the coding sequence ATGACAAAAGTTATAGTATTATCAGTAGATTCTTTATTTGAAAAAGATTTAGAATTTGTAAAAAATCTACCAAATTTTAAATCTATCCTAGAAAATTGTTCTATGGTAAAAAATATAAATTGTGTATATCCAACTTTAACATATCCTTGTCATACCAGTATGGTCACAGGAGTATATCCTAAAAAGCATGGAATATATCATAATGAAAAATTTGACCCAAATAAAGAAAATAAAGATTGGTATTGGTATTCAAAAGATATAAAAGCAAAGACAATTATAGATGTAGCAAAGGAAAATAATTTGACTACTTCTAGTATCTTATGGCCTGTAATGGGTGCAAATCCAAATATAGATTATAACATTGCAGAGATATGGGCTCCTAATAGAGAAGATGACCCAAGAGAAACCTTTGAAAAAAGTTCAAGTAAGGTTATAATGGATAGTATTTATGATAGACATTGCCATTATATTGATTGGAAATTAGAGCCTAATATGGATTTGTTTGGAGTAAATTGTGCGGTGGATGTAATAAAAGAATATAATCCAGATTTAATGTTAATACATCTAGCAACTTTGGACCATACACGACATAACCATGGTTTGTTTAATGAAGAAGTAAATAAAGCTTTGAAAATGAATGATAAATGGTTAGGAGATATAATTCAGGCCACAAAGGATGCGGGTACATATGAAGATACAAATTTTATAATACTTGGAGACCATGGACATCTTAGAGTTGATAAAGTTGTAAATCCAAATGTTTTACTTAAATCACATGGATTTATAACCGTAGAAAATGGAGAAGTTAAGAATTTTGATGCATATGTAAATTCGTCAGGTATATCAGCACAGATAATAGTAAATAACTCAAATAGATTAGAAGAGTTGAGAACATTGCTTGAAGAGTTTAAGGAAGAATTATTTATAGAGAATATATTTACCAGAGAAGAAGCATCCAATCTTGGACTTGAAGGCGATTTTGAACTGGTAATTGAAGGAATTGAAGGGATTTCATTTGGAAATGATTTAGAAGGAAATATTATAAAGGATTCTGATATAAAAGATTACAAGTTTGCTGTGGCTACACATGGTCACTTACCTACTAAGGGTAATAGACCTCCATTTATAGCTTTTGGACCTAAAATAAAAACAGGTGTAGTAGAGGAAGAGGGCGACTTAAGAGCTCATGCAGCAACTATATTAAAACTATTCAATTTGAAGCTAGATGGAGTTGAAAAAGAAGCATTTGATTTCATTATATAA
- the uvrB gene encoding excinuclease ABC subunit UvrB has translation MDFKIKSDFKPTGDQPEAIKSIVDSINRNEKFSTLLGVTGSGKTFTMANIIQQVKKPTLIMAHNKTLAAQLYSEFKEFFPDNAVEYFVSYYDYYQPEAYVAHSDTYIEKDASINDEIDKLRHSATASILERRDTIIISSVSCIYGLGDPKDYRELMLSIRPGMQKDRDDVIKRLIEIQYERNDINFTRGTFRVRGDILEIFPASNDEKAIRIEFFGDEIDRITEIDYVTGKIVGTRNHVVIFPASHYVTTPERIENAIVQIEDELKQQIEAFKENDRLLEAQRIEQRTKYDIEMLKEIGFCQGIENYSRHITGREEGEKPYTLMDFFPDDYLIIVDEAHVTIPQVRGMYAGDRSRKTSLIENGFRLPSALDNRPLNFQEFEGNINQILFVSATPGPYEIQHSETIAEQIIRPTGLLDPIVEVRPINNQIDNLVGEITKTIEKNERVLITTLTKKMSEDLTNYLKEIGIKVKYLHSDIVTLERTEIIRDLRLGKFDVLVGINLLREGLDIPEVSLITILDADKEGFLRSETALIQTIGRAARNENGRVIMYADRITDSMQNAIDETKRRRAIQNLYNEEHNITPKTIQKSVRDSIEATKVAEEEVVYGIADTDDIDEIKNNIEKLKSEMMEAAQNLQFERAAELRDKVKQLEEKLEK, from the coding sequence ATGGATTTTAAAATAAAGTCAGACTTCAAACCAACAGGTGACCAACCAGAAGCTATTAAATCAATAGTGGATTCTATAAATAGAAATGAAAAATTTTCGACATTGTTAGGTGTAACGGGTTCAGGAAAAACATTCACAATGGCAAATATAATACAACAAGTTAAAAAACCTACCCTAATAATGGCTCATAATAAAACACTAGCAGCACAACTTTATAGTGAGTTTAAAGAATTTTTCCCAGACAATGCAGTTGAATATTTTGTAAGTTACTATGATTACTATCAACCAGAGGCATATGTAGCTCACAGTGACACTTATATAGAAAAAGATGCAAGTATAAATGACGAAATAGATAAACTTCGACATTCTGCTACAGCATCTATTTTAGAGAGAAGAGATACCATAATAATATCTTCAGTATCTTGTATATATGGTTTGGGGGACCCAAAAGATTATAGAGAACTTATGTTATCTATAAGACCTGGTATGCAAAAGGATAGAGATGATGTAATAAAAAGATTAATAGAGATACAATATGAAAGAAATGATATAAATTTTACCAGAGGTACTTTTAGAGTTAGAGGAGATATATTAGAAATATTTCCAGCTAGTAATGATGAAAAAGCAATAAGAATAGAGTTCTTTGGTGATGAGATAGATAGAATAACAGAAATTGATTATGTAACAGGAAAGATTGTTGGGACAAGAAATCATGTTGTTATCTTTCCCGCATCTCACTATGTAACAACACCAGAAAGAATTGAAAATGCAATTGTTCAAATTGAAGATGAACTTAAACAACAAATTGAGGCCTTTAAAGAAAATGATAGGCTTTTAGAAGCTCAAAGGATTGAGCAAAGAACGAAGTATGATATAGAAATGTTAAAGGAAATAGGGTTTTGTCAAGGTATAGAAAACTACTCAAGACATATTACTGGAAGAGAAGAAGGAGAAAAACCATATACATTAATGGATTTCTTTCCAGATGATTATTTGATAATTGTGGATGAGGCACATGTTACTATTCCACAAGTAAGAGGAATGTATGCAGGAGATAGGTCAAGAAAAACATCTCTTATAGAAAATGGATTTAGATTACCTTCTGCACTTGATAATAGACCTTTAAATTTTCAAGAATTTGAAGGAAATATAAATCAAATACTGTTTGTAAGTGCTACACCAGGTCCTTATGAAATTCAACATTCTGAGACTATAGCTGAACAAATAATAAGACCAACAGGCCTTTTAGACCCAATTGTAGAAGTAAGACCTATAAATAATCAGATAGACAATTTAGTAGGGGAAATAACTAAAACAATAGAAAAAAATGAAAGAGTTCTTATAACCACTTTAACTAAAAAAATGAGTGAAGACTTAACTAATTACCTTAAAGAAATAGGAATAAAAGTTAAGTATCTACACTCAGATATAGTTACATTAGAAAGAACAGAGATAATAAGAGACTTAAGACTAGGAAAATTTGATGTACTTGTAGGAATAAATTTACTTAGAGAAGGTCTAGATATACCAGAAGTTTCACTTATAACAATTTTGGATGCAGATAAAGAAGGTTTCTTACGTTCCGAAACAGCTTTAATACAAACTATTGGACGTGCAGCTAGAAATGAAAATGGAAGAGTTATTATGTATGCAGATAGGATAACTGATTCAATGCAAAATGCTATTGATGAGACAAAAAGAAGAAGAGCTATACAGAATTTATATAATGAAGAACATAACATAACTCCTAAGACTATACAAAAAAGTGTAAGAGATAGTATAGAAGCAACTAAGGTCGCAGAAGAAGAAGTTGTCTATGGAATAGCTGACACAGATGATATAGATGAGATAAAAAATAATATAGAAAAATTAAAATCAGAGATGATGGAAGCTGCTCAAAACTTACAATTTGAGAGAGCCGCAGAATTAAGAGATAAGGTAAAACAATTGGAAGAAAAATTGGAAAAATAG
- the uvrA gene encoding excinuclease ABC subunit UvrA, with product MEDKIIIRGAKEHNLKNVDLELPRDKFIVFTGLSGSGKSSLAFDTIYAEGQRRYVESLSAYARQFLGQMEKPNVEYIEGLSPAISIDQKTTSKNPRSTVGTVTEIYDYLRLLFARVGDVYCPTCGEKISQMTIQEIVDKMLDFPDRTKLQILSPVVRGQKGTHKKVLDNIKKEGFVRVRVDGENYEVSDDIVLTKNQKHSIEVVVDRIVVKDGIESRLADSIETAVKLSDGLVIAQIIDGEEILFSTKFACPEHGIGIEELSPRMFSFNAPFGACDVCNGLGESKEVDPELVVPNKDLSIKQGAVAAWGSTGVNDDTYYSKMIKSLAEHFNVSLTTPFKDLPEDFVQELLYGKDNIMVEFVYESKFGGTRNYKSYFEGVVVNLERRYKETNSEYMRDKIEEYMAERPCPKCKGLRLKKEVLSVLVDGKNIMEVTNLSVNELIDFMENVTLTEKQRFIAHEIIKEIKGRAKFLRDVGLDYLNLSRKAGTLSGGEAQRIRLATQIGSALVGVLYVLDEPSIGLHQRDNDRLIGTLRHLTDLGNTLIVVEHDEDTMREADYVIDIGPGAGIHGGEIVAQGTLDEIIENENSITGQYLSGKKQILVPETTREGNGSFIEVVKASENNLKNIDVKLPLGKFTCITGVSGSGKSTLINDILYKGVASKVNRLKQRAGKHKEIKGIENIDKVINIDQSPIGRTPRSNPATYTGVFDFIRDIFAATNEAKARGYKKGRFSFNVKGGRCEACKGDGIIKIEMHFLPDVYVPCEVCKGERYNRETLQVKYKDKTISDILDMNVEEAVEFFENIPNIKRKLDTLMDVGLSYIKLGQPSTQLSGGEAQRIKLASELSKRPTGKTLYILDEPTTGLHMADVDKLIHVLQRLADTGNTIIVIEHNLDVIKTCDYVIDLGPEGGDKGGTIVATGTPEEVSKVEGSYTGQFLKKYFS from the coding sequence ATGGAAGATAAAATTATAATAAGAGGAGCAAAAGAGCATAATTTAAAAAATGTAGATTTAGAATTGCCAAGAGATAAGTTTATAGTTTTTACAGGATTGTCTGGTTCTGGAAAGTCATCTTTGGCATTTGATACGATATATGCAGAAGGGCAAAGAAGATATGTAGAGAGTTTATCTGCATATGCTAGACAGTTTTTAGGGCAGATGGAAAAGCCAAATGTGGAGTATATTGAAGGTTTATCACCAGCTATTTCAATAGACCAAAAGACTACTTCAAAGAATCCACGTTCTACAGTTGGAACAGTAACAGAAATATATGACTATTTGAGATTATTATTTGCAAGAGTAGGTGATGTGTATTGTCCTACATGTGGTGAAAAAATAAGTCAAATGACTATTCAAGAAATAGTTGATAAAATGCTAGATTTTCCAGATAGAACTAAGTTGCAAATACTTTCACCAGTTGTTAGAGGTCAAAAAGGTACACATAAAAAGGTTTTAGATAATATAAAAAAAGAAGGTTTTGTAAGAGTTAGGGTTGATGGAGAGAACTATGAAGTAAGTGATGATATTGTTTTAACTAAAAATCAAAAACACAGTATAGAAGTAGTAGTAGATAGAATAGTAGTTAAAGATGGAATAGAATCTAGGCTTGCTGATTCAATTGAAACCGCTGTTAAACTATCAGATGGTCTTGTAATAGCTCAAATAATAGATGGAGAAGAGATTCTTTTCTCAACTAAATTTGCATGTCCAGAACATGGAATTGGTATAGAAGAATTATCTCCAAGAATGTTTTCATTTAATGCTCCTTTTGGTGCTTGTGATGTTTGTAATGGTCTTGGAGAAAGTAAAGAAGTTGACCCAGAACTAGTTGTACCAAATAAAGATTTATCAATAAAACAAGGTGCAGTAGCTGCATGGGGTTCAACTGGTGTCAACGACGATACTTATTATAGCAAAATGATAAAAAGTTTAGCAGAGCATTTTAATGTATCTCTGACAACTCCATTTAAAGATTTACCAGAAGATTTTGTTCAAGAGTTACTTTATGGTAAAGATAATATAATGGTAGAGTTTGTTTATGAATCAAAATTTGGAGGAACTAGAAATTATAAATCATATTTTGAAGGCGTAGTAGTAAACTTAGAGAGAAGATACAAAGAAACTAACTCAGAGTATATGAGAGATAAAATTGAAGAATATATGGCAGAAAGACCTTGTCCAAAATGTAAGGGATTGAGACTTAAAAAAGAGGTTTTATCTGTTTTAGTTGATGGAAAAAATATAATGGAAGTAACAAACTTATCTGTTAACGAGTTGATAGATTTTATGGAAAATGTAACTCTTACAGAAAAGCAAAGATTTATAGCTCATGAGATTATAAAAGAGATAAAGGGAAGAGCTAAGTTTTTAAGAGATGTCGGTCTTGATTATTTGAATTTATCAAGAAAAGCTGGAACACTTTCAGGAGGAGAGGCACAACGTATAAGATTAGCAACTCAAATAGGTTCAGCGTTAGTTGGGGTATTATATGTGCTTGATGAGCCTAGTATAGGTCTTCATCAAAGAGATAATGACAGACTTATAGGCACTCTTAGACATCTAACAGATTTAGGAAATACTTTAATTGTCGTAGAACATGATGAAGATACAATGAGAGAAGCTGATTATGTTATAGATATTGGTCCTGGTGCAGGTATACATGGTGGTGAGATAGTTGCACAGGGAACTTTAGATGAAATAATAGAAAATGAAAACTCAATAACAGGTCAGTATTTAAGTGGAAAAAAACAAATATTAGTTCCTGAGACTACTAGAGAAGGAAATGGAAGTTTTATAGAAGTAGTCAAAGCATCAGAAAATAACCTAAAAAATATTGATGTAAAATTGCCATTAGGTAAGTTTACATGTATAACAGGTGTTTCAGGCTCTGGAAAAAGTACACTAATAAATGACATACTTTATAAAGGTGTTGCAAGTAAAGTAAATAGACTTAAACAAAGAGCTGGGAAGCACAAAGAAATAAAAGGAATTGAAAATATAGATAAGGTTATAAATATTGATCAAAGTCCAATTGGAAGAACACCTCGTTCAAATCCAGCCACTTATACAGGGGTATTTGACTTTATAAGGGATATTTTTGCAGCTACTAATGAAGCTAAAGCAAGAGGCTATAAAAAAGGAAGATTTAGTTTTAATGTAAAAGGTGGTAGATGTGAAGCTTGTAAAGGTGATGGAATAATAAAAATAGAGATGCACTTTCTACCAGATGTATATGTTCCTTGTGAAGTTTGTAAGGGTGAAAGATATAATAGGGAAACACTACAAGTAAAATACAAAGATAAAACTATATCTGATATATTAGATATGAATGTAGAAGAAGCTGTTGAGTTTTTTGAAAATATACCAAACATAAAAAGAAAGCTAGATACATTAATGGATGTAGGTCTTTCATATATTAAATTGGGACAGCCTTCAACTCAATTGTCTGGAGGAGAAGCACAACGTATAAAATTAGCCTCAGAACTTAGTAAAAGACCAACAGGAAAGACCTTATATATATTAGATGAACCTACTACAGGACTTCATATGGCAGATGTAGATAAGTTAATTCATGTATTACAAAGATTAGCTGATACAGGGAATACAATTATAGTCATAGAACATAATCTAGATGTTATAAAGACTTGTGATTATGTAATAGACTTAGGGCCAGAGGGTGGAGATAAAGGTGGAACTATAGTTGCAACTGGAACACCAGAAGAAGTATCTAAAGTTGAAGGTTCTTATACAGGGCAATTTTTAAAGAAATATTTCTCTTAG